In Gammaproteobacteria bacterium, the following are encoded in one genomic region:
- a CDS encoding NAD(P)/FAD-dependent oxidoreductase: protein YRTAEVTLGGVDTRELSSSTMESRRVPGLYFVGEVVDVTGWLGGYNFQWAWASAQAAGAAV, encoded by the coding sequence CTATCGCACCGCCGAGGTGACCCTGGGCGGTGTCGACACGCGCGAACTGTCCTCGTCGACGATGGAGTCACGGCGCGTGCCGGGGCTTTACTTCGTCGGCGAGGTGGTTGATGTCACCGGCTGGCTCGGTGGTTACAATTTCCAATGGGCCTGGGCTTCAGCCCAGGCCGCCGGCGCGGCCGTCTGA